From Solibacillus sp. FSL W7-1464:
AATTTTTCCTTCCATTATAAATCTTCAAAATAATATTCTAATTATGTAAAGAGAGTTAAAAAACAAATATATAATTATTCGCCACATCTATATAATGATTTATCTTTAAACATCCTCCTTTTAACCTCTTCAATGAAAAAGGGCTTTCATATTTCGAAAGCCCTTATCATTATTCTTTCACTCTCATAAGCCGTAAACTATTTAGCGATACCAAAAGTGTGGCCCCCATATCTGAAAGAATGGCAATCCAAAGTGTTAACCAACCTGGGATTACTAAAAGTAGTGCAAGGAATTTAATACCTATCGCAAAAGCAATGTTAACCTTGATAATATTTAATGCTTTACGACTTAACTTTACAGTGAATGGTAGTTTCTTTAAATCATCGCCCATTAAGGCAACATCAGCGGTTTCTAATGCCGTATCGGTGCCAGCACCACCCATGGCAATACCTACTGTAGAAGCTGCTAATGCTGGTGCATCATTAACGCCGTCTCCTACCATCGCTACATTTCCAAACTGGGATCTTAATTTTTTAATAAAACTTAATTTATCTTCGGGCATTAAGTCTGCTTGTATTTCAGATACCCCAACATAGTCACCGATTGCGCTTGCAGTCCCTTTATTATCACCCGTAAGCATAATTGTTTTTTGAACACCAAGTTGGTGCAATTTATTAATTACCTCTTTGCTCGATTCACGGACTTCATCAGCTACGGCAATTATTGCTAGTATTAATTTTTCAGTTCCAATTACCATTACTGTTTTACCTTTATTTTGAAGTTCCGTTACATCTTGTTCTAAATTGTGGCTAACATTTACCGAACCCATATCCTTAAATAGCTTTGGACTACCAATATAATATGTTGTTCCCTCAATAGTGCCCATAACTCCTTTACCTGTAATTGAAGTAAAGTCTTCTACTACAACATTAGAAAAAGAAATTGAATCCTTTTCTGCCTTTTTAACAATTGCTGTAGCAAGTGGATGTTGAGAACGAGTTTCTAACGCAGTAATTACTGCAAGTAAATCTTTTTCATTTACGTTATTTTCTATGATTTTATAATCTGTTACAACGGGAACACCTTTTGTTAAAGTACCTGTTTTATCAAATGCGATTGCTTTTAAAGCGCCCATTTCTTCTAAATAAACGCCACCTTTTATAAGGACACCCTTCTTCGCCGCATTTCCGATTGCGGAAACAATTGAAATTGGTGTAGAAATTACGAGTGCACAAGGACAACCAACTACTAAAACGGATAATCCTTGATAGACCCAAGTTTCCCAACTACCATCAAAGAAAAGAGGTGGTACTACAGCAACTAATCCTGCGATTAGCATAATGATCGGTGTGTAATACTTTGCAAATTTATCTACGAATGCCTGGGAAGGTGCTCGTTCAGCTTGTGCTTCCTCAACTAATTCAATAATTTTTGAAATGGTTGTATCTTCAACTAATTTTGTTATTTTAACTTCAAGTAACCCTTCTTCATTTAATGTACCTGCAAATACTTCATCATCTAATGTTTTACTGACAGGAACAGATTCACCCGTAATAGCTGCTTGGTTTACAGAAGAATAACCATTTACCACAACACCATCCATCGCAATTTTTTGGCCAGGTTTTACAATCATAATGTCCCCAACTGTGATTTCATCTACATGGATTAATATTTCCTGACCATATCTTCTAACAAGGGCCTCTTTTGGAGCAATATCCATTAATGAACGAATTGATTGTCTTGCTTTATCCATTGAATAGCGCTCAAGTGCTTCGCTGATTGCAAAGAGGATCACAACAATTGATGCTTCTGCCCATTCTCCAATGAACGCTGCACCAATTACAGCAACTGTCATTAATGTTTTCATATCAAAATCCAGACGACGCAAGTTTTGGAAACCTACTTTAAAAAGAGAGAAACCTCCTATAACAATCGATGCGATAAACAGTAACGAAGTAATGAGATTATCTTCCCCATTTACGAACTGTGAAAGATAACCAAAAATAATAAAGAGAACAGCATACAATAAAGTACTGTGCTTTTTGTAAAAGGGTATTTTTACCTCTCTAATCTCTGTACTTTCGTTCTTAGTATTTCCCACTTGTCGATCAGGCTTTTCAGGCAACACCTTTAGATTTTCAAAAGCACCTGCTTTTTCTAAATCTTCAATTGTTGCTTCGCCTACAACACTAATTTTTGAAGCACCAAAGTTCACCTTTGCCTCTTGTACCCCAGGAATTTCTTTTACGTTACGCTCAAACTTCCCTGCACAGTTTGCACAAGAGAAGCCTTCCACCCGGTAAACATTCTTTATTTCTTTTGGAGTTATTTGACGTTTTGGCTTTTCTACAGTGACTTTTAAATTTTCAAAAGCACCAGCTTTTTCTAATTCCTCAATTGTTGCATCACCATATACACTAATTTTAGAGGCACTAAAGTTTACTTTCGCATCTTGTACTCCAGGGATTTCTTTTACGTTACGCTCAAACTTCCCCGCACAGTTTGCACAAGAGAAACCCTCAACTCTAAATACCTTTTTATCCTCTAATTCTTCGGCTGAATTATTCAACTCGAACACCTTCCTTTTGATGGGCAAATGCTACTTCTATGAGTTGCTTAACATGATCGTCATCCAACGAATAATAAACTAATTTCCCTTCTTTACGGTATTTAGCTATTCCTAGATTTTTAAGTAATCTTAAATGATGTGATGCCGTAGCTGTAGTTGCTCCTACAATATTTGCAACGTCACAGACACACAGTTCATTTTGTGACAATGCATAAGCAATTTTAATTCTTGTGTCATCCGATAAGGCTTTAAAAATTTTGGCTACTTCTATTGGGTTTTCCGTAGATAATTTTTTTTGAATCGATACTACATTTTCTTCATTTATACACGTGATTTCACACACATCGTTTGCTTTCTGCAAATTATTCACCCCTTCATTCAAATTATTATTTGATTGTATATATACTATGCTATGCTTTTACATCTAAATAGTCAAATGCATATTTGAATATTGCGATCAAAAAAGACCACTAGTGCGGAACATTAAGCCACTCAATGCGGACAATTGAGCCACCGAGTGCGGAAACTTTGAGCCACTTACATATATTCCCTTAAACCTCCTGTATAATGAAGGAGCATGCCACCCAGCATGACACTTCAGAACAGGAGGATTTTTTATGATTGATTACCGTAAAATACTAGCTCTTTCCTTTGATGGCATTAGCCAAAGAACGATTAGCGCTAGCACCGGACACTCTCGCAATACCATATCTGACGTAATCCAACGTGCGAGAAATCTCAGGATTACTTTGTTAAACGACACGATGACAAACGCTTGGCTAGAGGAATATCTTTACCCCGAGAAACAGCCAATTGAAAAAGGCTATTATCCTGTGGATTGGGAGAAGGTGCATAAAGAATTACAGAAAAAGCATGTGACGCTCAAACTTTTACATCACGAGTACGCGCTAGCTGCAAAGGAAGCAGAGAAAATCCCCTATGCCTATCGGACATTCGCTGAAAAATATGGTCATTATGCGCGAAAATTTAAACTAACGATGCCGCTAAGACGCAAGCCAGGTGAAATTATGGAAGTCGATTGGGCTGGTGCAACACTCTCTATTCGAGACCGTGCAACAGGTGAAGAAATGCCTGCGTATGTATTCGTCGCTGCTTTGCCGTACAGCCAAATGATGTATGTAGAAGCTTTTTTAGACATGAAATCGACGAGTTGGTTAACAGCACACATCCATGCCTTCGATTATTTTGGTGGTGTTACGGAAACCCTTGTACCTGATAATTTAAAAACCGGTGTCATTAAAGCGAAACGCGAAGAATCTGTTTTAAATGAGGCATACCGTGAACTGGCTGATCACTATCGTACAGTTATCGTGCCAAGTCGTGTGCAAAAGCCAAAAGATAAGCCAAGTGCCGAAGGTAGCGTAGGACATGCCTCAAGACAAATCATCGCTGCATTACGCAACGCACAGTGTTTTCACATTAACGAGCTGAATCAGTATATCGCTGAAAAATTAGAAGAAATCAACACAACCGATTTTCAAAAACGTCCAGGAACACGAAAAAGCGTATTTGAGGAAGAAGAGAAAAGCACTCTCCAGCAACTGCCTCAAACACGCTTCAAAATGACGGAATGGAAAACCGCCAAGGTTCAACTGAACTACCACATCCAAGTTGAACGCATGTATTATTCCGTCCCTTACGAATACGCCCGTGAATCGGTCGATATTCGTTTAACAACAGATCTAATTGAAGTGTACTTTAAAGAAGCACGAATTGCATCCCATAAACGATTAAAAGGTGAGATAGGACAATATTCTACAAACATTGATCATATGCCAGATCACCATCGTTCTTACGTAGAACATAATCCTGAAAACGTAACTAAATGGGCAACAACCATCGGTTCATTTACGGAAAAATATGTCGCGTATATTTTAGAAAATCATGTAGAGAAAAAAGCACTCCAAATTTTAAGTACATTACAAAACATGGTGAAGAAATATACGGCAGAAGAACTTGAGCAAGCCATTAAGACGTTACTTGAAATCTCATCAAGCCCCTCTAATACAGTTTTAAAAGGCCTATTAGAAAGAACAAAACAGGCTTCAAAAACAAAGAGCGTACCATCCATAAAAACTTCGAATGAAAATCACGGATTTACACGTGGTGCTGCTTATTTCGGGAGGGAGAAAAAATGAGTAAACAAGAAACACTACGTAAGCTTTCAGAAATGGGTTTAAGCGCAATGGCGGAACTCTATCAGGAAATCAACCAAAATCCAGCCTATCGTGATATGGATTTTAATGATCTTTTTAGTCTCTTAACAGATACAGAATATGATCGCCGCAAATCGAATAAACTCGCTCGTTTAATCAAACAAGCGACGTTCAATGAGCCGTCGGCTGCCATTGAAGATATTGAATACCATCCAGATCGCCGTTTAGATAAAAACCTCATCTTAGAATTAGCTACAGGAAACTACATTCAAAATCACCACAACATCATTTTAATGGGCGCTTCAGGCAACGGAAAAAGCTATATAGCCAATGCATTCGGTGTTCATGCCTGCCGTCAATTTCACAAAGTTAAATATATACGCCTCCCGGAACTACTAGATGAACTAGCTGTAGCGAAATATGAAGCAGATGGCAGCTACCGAAAACTTATTCAGCATTACAAAAAAATCGATTTACTCATTATAGACGAATGGCTTTTAACAGACCTATCAGAGGAACAAGTTTTAAACGTTTTCGAAATTGTGGAGGCTCGTTTAAAAAAGGCCTCAACTATCTTCTGTTCTCAATTTGCGCCGGAAGGCTGGTACGCGAAACTTGGCCATGCCCAAATCGCAGACGCTATCTTAGACCGTATTGTACATGATTCTTACCACATTTTAATTGATGGCGAAGTCTCGATGCGCGAGCGCCATGGTCTAAAACCACTTAAGCGATAGATTATTTTCAAATTAAAAAGGAAAACAACTAGCTGCAATTTCAGTAGTTGTTTTCCTTTTCTTAAAAGTGGCTCAATTGTCCGCAATCGGTGGCTCAAAACTCCGCATTCACTGGCTTAAAGTTCCGCACTGCTGGCTCAAACGCTCCGCAGTACTCACATATTTGAATGTTTCTTTTTATTTTAGTCCCAACTAAATGTAATAAATTATCATATAGATGGGACTAGGATGTTCTTAAATAGTTGAAGTGATTCAGTTTTATCATAATTTTAATATCAAATGATTTAACGTATACACCCAAGGATTGTTATATTCTATTTTCTTTAACAAGAATTATTTTTCTATACATTCCATTCAGCATTACAGAACTATCTTCTTCTACTTGTATATTTTGATTATTTGTTGAGATTATTTCTTCAAAACTACGACCTATATCCGTTCCTAGAAGCATAATAATCGGTCTTATTAGAACTTTTGTAAACGAAAGTTTCTTGTTTTTAGGTATAAATTTATCAAACACAATAATCTTTCCCCCCTTTTTTAAAACCCTTGTCATTTCTTGAAAGCATTTATTTGCATCGGGTACAACAGAAAGAATTAGGCTTGCTACTATATAATCGAAAGATTCATTTTCAAAAGTCAAATCTTGAGCATCCATTTCAATAAATTTTATATCAGAATTAATAAATTTAGCTTTAGCATTTTCTAACATTTCAGGTGAATAATCAATTGCTACTATATCCAAATCAGAGTAATTGATTAATTCTAAATCTGCACCTGTACCGACACCGACAAATAACACCCTTTGTTTCTTTTTGAATGCTATTGAATCAAGTATTTGTCGTCTAGCTTTTAAGAAGATACCCGTATTAAAAAACTGATCATATATAGGTGAACCGATTTTATAAATAAATTTATTCCATAGATTGTTCATTTTGTTCACTCCAACTGTTCATGGTTATGGGAATAAAAAAGGTCGAATCATGTTAATTTCTTTCACTTTCCATTTGAAGATTCCTTTACTTAATTCTTTTTTTTAAAAACAACAAAACCATGCAGATACTTATTAAGGTAAATGCGATTAAAGCTAAAAAAGGTATGGTTATAAATTCAAACCAATTTATGTATTGAGCACTACATGGTACTCCACTTACACAAGGTTTAATTCCACCAAAACCAGGGATTTTTTGTTCTAGATAATGAAAAAATGAGATAACCCCTCCAAAAATTGATAGAGGTAAAACATATTTTCTTACAGATATATCACTTTGGAATGTTCCAATACCCAAAATTAAAACCAATGGATACATAAAAATACGTTGAATCCAACATAAATCACAAGGTATAAACCCTCTTATTTCACTAAAATAGAGACTTCCTAAAGTGGCTATAAGTGATACGAACCAAGCAAAGTATAATATCCATACCTTTTTATCACTTTGAGTTTGATCACTATTCATTTTTATTTGCCCCTAATTCACCATCAATTATCTCCTTGATTTCTTCGTAATCAAACGGATTCTTAATAGTAATTCCATTAATATTAATAGTTGGTGTTTGAGTTACTTTATGTTTCATATATAGATTTTTATCAATATTAACTTCATCTACTGTTAATTCTTGGTCAATATTTTCTTTTAATTGTTCTTGGTTAATAGAAGGAAATTCACTAGCAATTTCAAGTAACTTTTCAGTCGTTACCCATACATCATCATGCATTGCCGCTTCAGGTTGGTTAGCAAATACTTTTTCATGAAAATCCCAATATACTTCTGGATTTAGCTTGTAAACAGCTTCGGCTCCCAACGCTGCCAATGTCGATTCCTCCCCATGGAACAAAACGTTTATATAAGAGAACTTAACATCACCCGATAAAACATATTCTTCAACAAGCTGAGGATAAATTGTCTCTCCCCAAGCTTTACATGATGGGCATTTGAAATCCCCAAATTCAACCACTGTTACAGGAGCATTATCTTCCCCTATTATTGGTTGTCCCTTTATGTTTACATCAAGTCTCACATCTTCTAGTTCATCTGATATTTGATTGTTATTCACAATTACAATTGCTGCAAGCAAGGCAACAGCGACTAATGTAAGAATAACTACAAACTTCATACTTGATTTTTTCAAAATAAAAACCCCCTTTTTTGTATTTAATCTTAGTTTTATTTAGTGAACAAGTGATAACTTTTGCTCTAAATTTTACCATCACCTTTTCCAATTTAATCCTTATTGTAACAAATTGCCTTTCTCATACAAATATTTATTTGATTGTTTGATTGACAATTCTGTGTCTTCGTATATTTAGTAGATCGCGTATTAAATAGGTTAATTAATATAGTAATTATGAATTAATAGGAGCATAGGGGATAACTAAGTCTTTTTTTGAAAATAATAAAGATTAAAATACATACAAATGGGGGATAGCTCTTCTGTAAGGGATTAAATTCCGTATAATCTTATGCCTACGCTATGTATAATGATCCTTTGTATTTGCCTATAAATAGGAAATAATTCAAATTACTATTGATATGAGTTTAGATAATCAAATAAGTTTCATGTTTTTACAAAAGGTGTCTTTCTTTTTTTAGGAAATCTAACATATATTAAATAAAATTTTAAAAACAGGGGGTAATTAAAGTAGGAAGGGGGTTGAGTCCAATGGACAAACGCTTACAGAAAATGTATACTAATCAAAATAAAAGAGAATTGGGAGTGGTGGACTTGACGGTAGAAATTCCAGTAAAACCCACTGAAAAAGTTGATAATAAGGTAACAGAAAAAATAAAATCAATTAAATCCAATAACAAAAACAATATCCATGAAATGGTCGAAGCTTTAGGTTTAGATGGAAAAGCTTTTGGTCAAAATTTGATGGATGTTTATAGGCAAAGTAGGTAAAAAATGACTACAAACAACCCTATTAGCATTCAAGCATCTAAATATTATATAGATGCTTGTTTTCTTTTAACTTTAACGCAACCAAATGATAAAAGACACCAAACTGTAATTGATTTTATTCAGGAAACCGGAAATAGGAATATAACATACGCAATTAGTAATCATGTTTACACTGAAGTTTATAATAATATTTTTAAATTCATCATTAAAAGAGCGTTGTCAACTTTTCTGAAATACCAAAGAAAAATACATGCTAAACATGGGAAAATTGACTTTTTAACTGATAAAGAAAAGGATTTTCTGATAGAATTAGAAGCAGTGCAGTATCTCAATAAAGTAGCCTCTCATAATTTCGACTATTATAATCGAAAGCCAGAAAACTTATTTATTCAGGACTTGATAAAAGTTGCAAAATTAAATGCAAATAAAGTTCAATTATTGGATTGTTTCTATAATAAAGCCAAGGATTTATATGATGGAATAATTCTAATAATTGAAAGCCAAGGAGTAAATTTCTCACACTTAAATTCAAGTGAAAATGATTTACAAAATGCTATTAATTACCAGCTACATTATCAACTTGACTCAAGTGACTCTCTACATCTAGCCATTGCAATCAATAACGGTTGTGATAAATTTGTAACTCTTGATGGTGATTTCAATCACCCTACTCTAGCATTGAATGTACCATTGGTAATTGACAAAATAGCATGATTAAAACAAGCCAACCCCATTAAGGTTGGCTTGTTTTAATGTTCCTAATATATACTGTCCTAAAAATATTTTGCCTTTTATAACTGCGTTTTATTTTATCTTTTACTACTGATTATAAATTAATGAGAAGAATTTACAATTCACGTAACCCTAAAGAATTAGACAATTTCGTTTCTATATTAAGATTAATTTCATGATCTAATTTAGAGTAAAAAGATGCTTTTATTCGTAAGCGTCAAATAGCGGCCACCTAGTTTTAGGCAGCCGCTATTGTTATGTTATCTATATAGTTCGTTTTGGTACGTGGCAGTTGGTCGGAATTTTATCTGACCAAGGCATCAACGCATCTAACGCTGCGTCGTCTGTTCGTTCAATTAACGGCAGCTGTTCCAAGACATACGTTAAATATTTCAGCGGATCGAGTTGGTTCTCTTTGGCTGTTTCTACAATACTGTAAATGACAGCACTAGCCTTTGCGCCTTTTGGAGAACTCGCAAATAACCACGCCTTGCGACCGATAACGAACGGTTTAATCGAACGTTCGCCTCGATTATTATCTAACTCTAGACGACCATCCTTTAAAAATACCACGAGTTTTTGCCACTGATTTAAACAGTATGTAATGGCTTCACCTAATTTTGTTTTTGGTGCGACACGGGCTTTTTCTGTTTTTAGCCATACTAAAAAATCATCTAATACAGGTTTACTCTGCTTCAGACGTTCATCGTAGCGACGTTCAGGTGTACAGTCGTCCATTTTATTAATCTTTTTGTCGATCGCAAATAAACGATTACAGAATTGAAGGCCTATTTTTGCGGCACATGGCTGCTCTGTATTTTGTAGATTTGCTGGTAAGGATTTCAGTGCTTCATCATATTTTCGACGCGCGTGCGCCCAGCACCCGACCAACTCGACATTTTTCAAGTCGTGATAACCTGCATATCCATCGACATGGAGATAACCTGAAAAACCTTGTAAAAATGCTTTGGGATGTTTACCCGAGCGTGTAGTTTGATAGTCATAAAGCACGATGGGCGCTACTTCTCGACCTGTTCGATACATCCACATAAACGATTTGCTTGTCGCAGCGCGACCAGGTTCATTTAATACTTGTAAACTGGTCTCATCCGCATGGGCAATATCCTCTTGTAGTAGTTTTTTATGAAGATGATGATATAAATGGATAAGCCATGTGTTCGCCCCATACATCATCCAGTTCGCCATCGTTTGACGTGAGAGTGAAATGCCCATTCGCTCTAATTGTTTTTCTTGTCGATAAAGCGGAAGACCTTCACAATATTTTTGGCTCATCAAATAAGCCATCGCTGATGGCGAAGCTAAGCTACCTGGATACATAGGCGCTGGCATTTTCGCTGTGACGATAGGTGTTTCTGTTCCTTCTTTTTCACAATGACGGCAGCTGTAAATGTGTTGAACATGTTCGACCACTTCGACTTGTGCCGGAATGATTTTCAATTCACGACGGATTTGTGTACTCATTTCGTGTGTCTTTTCACCGCAACACAAACAAACCTGCTCTTCTTCGCTTAAACGATAGTGAATCGTTTCGACAGGCAAGTTTTCTAACATCGCTTCGATTTGACCCGAACGCTTTTTACGTTTATAGGTAACCGTTTCAAGCGTCGGTTCTTCGACCGTGTTATCTGACGTCATTTCCATTTCATTGAATAGCGTCAGCGTAAGTTGATCTTGGTTGGTTTTTTCACTTGAAGCACCATACTTCTTTTGTTGGCTCAGGCGGAACTGTGCTTCCCACCAGTTGAGTTTAGCCAGTAGGGCTTCATTTTGTTTTTCCAACGCCGCATTCTTTTTTGCGAGTTCTTCAATTGTAAGTGTTGGAGTAAGTTCGATTTTTACCATAGATAAAGAAATTCGACCTGATTAGCCGAATTCCTTTTTCAAATGACAACTTTAGCAGAAATCTTCATATGTGAGGATTTTTGATTCATAGGTAACCCTTCGAGTAACCATTTAAATTGCCTGCCTGAAATTTTCAATGGCGTAGTCGCTTCATCGGGCCAGTCAAACAGGCCATCTTCTAAACGACGATAAAAGAGCCAAAATCCATTATGGTCCCAGTGAAGGATTTTTAATTTATCCTTTTTTCGGTTACAGAATACAAAGAGATGCGATGAAAAGGGATCAAGCTGAAAGCTTTCTTGTACAATTGCAGCGAGACCATCCACGGATTTCCGTAAATCTGTTGGTCCACACGCAATGAACACTTGATCCATTCTTAAATTAGTGAACATGATGTTGGACAACCTGAAGGACTTTCGTTAAAGTCGCTTCATCAAAATCGGGTGGACAGTCAATGGTGATGCCATTTAATTTAATCGTAATGGGAATCGTTTCAGGTAGAACAGGCTCTTGTACAACAACAGGTAACCACTGAGCAGGTTGAATTTTTGTCTGCGTCCGTGATTTACGCAGCCACTGATACATACTTTGAACAGGTACATTTTCTTTTGCGCACCAAGCAGCAACGCTTGCTTCACCACTCGTGTGGAAAGCTTGAATACGAGATTGCCACATCAGCTGACGTTCTGATCGTTTCATAAAAAAACCTCCAACTTCATTCATTGTCATGATTGTCTCATGGCCATTGAATTCGTTGAAGGTGTGCTATATTTGGCGCTTACTTTTATTCCAGCTTTTCGCCTAATTCTCCATAGCGATAGGTCTTCTAAATCTAGATGCTCTATGGACCACTTAATTCGTCTCTTCTGAAATTCTTCTAGTGACTCACTTACATCATCTATATATTCCTTAGTTAGAGGCAGCTTATGTAATTTCTTTTCTAATAAGGATAAATGTCTAATTGTCGTTCCTATTTTACTTAGAGTTAACCTTATAGGTTTTTGACTGTTTCTTAATTCAGCAACTGCTACTTTAACTTCTTTTAATATTTGAAGATCTCTTTCATGCCAGTTAACTCTAGTTAGATTATTTTCTTGCTTAACTTTTGCAGGTGAATTTTCTAACAGCCATTCTTTATCATAGCGATAAAGTCTCATATAAAGTGATGGGTTAATTTTTCTTAATTGTGTTCTTGAATAATCCGGAAATTTATTTCTCAATTCTAGCCAAAGGTTCTTAATTTTATTTTTTTCATTATTAACGACCTCTATTACTGTTTTTTCTTTGCTCTTGGCATATTTAATGACTGTTTTTGCGTCCACTTTTAATATTCTCGCGCAAGCACTGTAACTTAATTTTTCTTGATTAATCAAATGATTAAGCTTTTCAAACCATGTATCACCAAACTCTTTTATTCGTCCAATTTTTAATTTATCTTTTGTTGTGACATCAGGCCCCCTCCTAGAATACACAAACCCACATAGACAATGAAAAGTTCCAACAGGTTTCTTCGTATCACAACATGTTGTTACATTTAAATCTGTAATTACAGGCTTTAAATAATGTTCTGCAGCAGCATTTAAACAGAGGAACGGTCCTATACCAAATGGGTTATAAGCAGTATTATGATGGTCATAAATTGTATCTACAGATTCCCCAAAAAAATGAATAATTAATAAATGTCTAACGGGATGAAAAGATTTCCTCTGCTTTCTAGTTATCGCTCTTAACCAGCATTCTCCATCTACACCACTAGGTAACGATTGCATTAATTTCAAAAAGCCTAAACCATAAAACTTTATAAAATCTTCTTTTAATTTTATTTGGTTGATGTTACCATTTACATTGATATATCCATTTTTTCTTAAAATAGCGCGGTAAATAGCTGATAAATTATCTGGGCAAA
This genomic window contains:
- the tnpC gene encoding IS66 family transposase; translated protein: MVKIELTPTLTIEELAKKNAALEKQNEALLAKLNWWEAQFRLSQQKKYGASSEKTNQDQLTLTLFNEMEMTSDNTVEEPTLETVTYKRKKRSGQIEAMLENLPVETIHYRLSEEEQVCLCCGEKTHEMSTQIRRELKIIPAQVEVVEHVQHIYSCRHCEKEGTETPIVTAKMPAPMYPGSLASPSAMAYLMSQKYCEGLPLYRQEKQLERMGISLSRQTMANWMMYGANTWLIHLYHHLHKKLLQEDIAHADETSLQVLNEPGRAATSKSFMWMYRTGREVAPIVLYDYQTTRSGKHPKAFLQGFSGYLHVDGYAGYHDLKNVELVGCWAHARRKYDEALKSLPANLQNTEQPCAAKIGLQFCNRLFAIDKKINKMDDCTPERRYDERLKQSKPVLDDFLVWLKTEKARVAPKTKLGEAITYCLNQWQKLVVFLKDGRLELDNNRGERSIKPFVIGRKAWLFASSPKGAKASAVIYSIVETAKENQLDPLKYLTYVLEQLPLIERTDDAALDALMPWSDKIPTNCHVPKRTI
- the tnpB gene encoding IS66 family insertion sequence element accessory protein TnpB (TnpB, as the term is used for proteins encoded by IS66 family insertion elements, is considered an accessory protein, since TnpC, encoded by a neighboring gene, is a DDE family transposase.), encoding MFTNLRMDQVFIACGPTDLRKSVDGLAAIVQESFQLDPFSSHLFVFCNRKKDKLKILHWDHNGFWLFYRRLEDGLFDWPDEATTPLKISGRQFKWLLEGLPMNQKSSHMKISAKVVI
- the tnpA gene encoding IS66 family insertion sequence element accessory protein TnpA, which translates into the protein MKRSERQLMWQSRIQAFHTSGEASVAAWCAKENVPVQSMYQWLRKSRTQTKIQPAQWLPVVVQEPVLPETIPITIKLNGITIDCPPDFDEATLTKVLQVVQHHVH
- a CDS encoding TnsD family transposase is translated as MIPFFPMFYKDELIYSVISRYHHHSGNVSITQTTKDLFGKKKYIIPDLTTDLKLLFRNARHFTEGSINDWINNHTLYNYYTNFNTDAVKAKIKEYMINGNGENKLHYLTGQVASTVKESMYFKYCPKCWKEDTDKYGETYWRTYHQLPSVFVCLDHMSFLEESMEYFRQVNTQLTNTNINICALKEENIEKFSKINTHFLFSLARESYKITIKNYNFCPDNLSAIYRAILRKNGYINVNGNINQIKLKEDFIKFYGLGFLKLMQSLPSGVDGECWLRAITRKQRKSFHPVRHLLIIHFFGESVDTIYDHHNTAYNPFGIGPFLCLNAAAEHYLKPVITDLNVTTCCDTKKPVGTFHCLCGFVYSRRGPDVTTKDKLKIGRIKEFGDTWFEKLNHLINQEKLSYSACARILKVDAKTVIKYAKSKEKTVIEVVNNEKNKIKNLWLELRNKFPDYSRTQLRKINPSLYMRLYRYDKEWLLENSPAKVKQENNLTRVNWHERDLQILKEVKVAVAELRNSQKPIRLTLSKIGTTIRHLSLLEKKLHKLPLTKEYIDDVSESLEEFQKRRIKWSIEHLDLEDLSLWRIRRKAGIKVSAKYSTPSTNSMAMRQS